From a single Gimesia fumaroli genomic region:
- a CDS encoding DUF167 domain-containing protein, giving the protein MTTDLQLEFDGTAVLLPVRAQPKSSKNRIDGIHDGRLKVCVTQAPEKGKANKALLKVIKDGLNLRRSQIELHKGETAGLKVFRITEITPDELHQKIRDALNKSG; this is encoded by the coding sequence GTGACCACAGACTTACAGCTTGAATTTGATGGTACAGCCGTTCTGCTTCCCGTGCGGGCACAGCCTAAATCCAGCAAGAACCGGATTGACGGAATCCATGACGGCAGACTGAAAGTCTGTGTCACGCAGGCTCCGGAAAAAGGCAAAGCGAACAAAGCACTGCTGAAAGTGATCAAGGACGGCCTCAACCTCAGACGTTCACAAATCGAACTGCATAAAGGGGAAACGGCGGGGCTGAAAGTATTCCGCATCACCGAAATCACGCCCGATGAACTGCATCAAAAAATTCGGGATGCCCTGAACAAATCTG
- a CDS encoding YggS family pyridoxal phosphate-dependent enzyme: MDDQTGIIHKNYSKIQSCINAACQRSHRSPESVTFIAVTKYARLEWVHALLELGCTHLGESRTPQLEERASLLPADLHWHFIGPLQRNKVRRTVQHSSLIHSVDSLKLLSTIDRIAAESNLQPRVLIEVNLAGETNKKGFSREELVSNWSSLCDHAHVKLEGLMTMAPHTADPELARPVFRELSQLRDQLQVISPAQISLHELSMGMSGDFEVAIEEGATLIRIGSALYEGLESGS; the protein is encoded by the coding sequence ATGGACGACCAGACTGGTATCATTCACAAAAACTACTCCAAGATTCAAAGCTGCATCAATGCGGCCTGCCAGCGCTCACATCGTTCCCCGGAATCAGTCACGTTCATTGCAGTGACAAAATATGCCCGCCTGGAATGGGTCCACGCGTTATTAGAACTGGGATGTACTCATTTGGGTGAAAGCCGCACTCCGCAACTGGAAGAACGGGCTTCTCTTCTCCCCGCTGATCTACACTGGCATTTCATCGGCCCACTGCAACGTAATAAAGTCAGACGGACGGTCCAGCACAGCAGCCTGATTCATTCGGTAGATTCCCTGAAGCTACTCTCGACCATCGATCGTATTGCCGCAGAATCTAATTTACAACCACGAGTACTGATCGAGGTCAATCTTGCCGGCGAAACCAATAAAAAAGGATTCTCTCGCGAGGAACTCGTATCCAACTGGAGTTCCCTGTGCGATCACGCTCACGTTAAGTTAGAGGGGCTGATGACGATGGCACCACATACAGCCGACCCTGAACTGGCTCGCCCTGTCTTTCGAGAATTATCACAGCTTCGCGACCAACTCCAGGTGATCTCCCCCGCGCAGATCTCTCTGCACGAGCTCTCGATGGGTATGAGTGGAGATTTCGAAGTTGCCATTGAAGAAGGGGCTACGCTAATCCGAATCGGCAGTGCCTTGTATGAAGGATTAGAATCCGGGAGTTGA
- a CDS encoding PilZ domain-containing protein: MSLINLEQYSEKQNRAISRVLDSLDRLDRRMNLHYSNKRAHERKDFRGIVWISIPDEEYAEEGTVNSIKVWSRSISQSGLSFIYPLPIYQKNIHVGIPVQGDQVTWFRAEIVRQKEIEEEHFWEYGVRFQGKVIA, translated from the coding sequence ATGAGCCTGATTAACCTGGAACAATATTCAGAGAAGCAGAACCGTGCGATTTCGCGCGTATTGGATTCATTGGATCGTCTCGATAGACGAATGAACCTCCATTACTCAAATAAGCGTGCGCACGAACGCAAAGACTTCCGTGGAATCGTCTGGATCTCCATTCCCGATGAGGAGTATGCCGAAGAGGGCACAGTCAATTCAATCAAAGTCTGGTCCCGCTCCATTTCGCAATCTGGTCTGTCTTTCATTTATCCCTTGCCGATTTATCAGAAAAACATTCACGTGGGTATTCCCGTCCAGGGCGATCAAGTTACGTGGTTCCGAGCAGAGATCGTCAGACAAAAGGAAATCGAAGAAGAACACTTCTGGGAATATGGGGTCCGGTTCCAGGGAAAAGTGATCGCATAA
- a CDS encoding Hpt domain-containing protein produces MTSLDLASTDGQWRLINREQVLDMAVGDVEFLAEMIELFFSYVPQQMNDIKQAVENNDSQELAEAAHACKGTVGNYTKLEPYLLLQALENDGKSEQLDESQIKYNSLEKEISQLIAELKTLMAQECSNV; encoded by the coding sequence ATGACAAGCTTAGACTTGGCTTCTACTGACGGGCAATGGCGTTTAATTAACCGGGAGCAGGTTCTGGATATGGCGGTGGGGGATGTGGAATTCCTCGCTGAAATGATCGAACTGTTCTTCAGCTATGTCCCGCAGCAGATGAATGATATTAAGCAGGCCGTTGAAAATAATGATTCTCAAGAGCTGGCAGAAGCGGCACACGCCTGTAAGGGAACCGTTGGAAACTATACCAAACTGGAGCCCTACCTCCTGCTACAAGCATTGGAGAATGATGGGAAGTCAGAACAACTGGATGAATCTCAGATCAAATACAATTCACTTGAAAAAGAAATTTCACAACTCATTGCTGAATTAAAGACATTGATGGCGCAAGAGTGTAGCAATGTTTGA
- a CDS encoding response regulator, translating into MKILVVDDVGYTCHFHSRLVEKFGYTACSATSGYEALNYLKTDNDISIVVSDLMMRGMDGVDLFQEAQNLERFTDEGQLDPPQFILMTALRMEKNSQDKDVQRLKLAKELGVSKIMFKPLDQDELEATLKDMAMGAPSTASSGKSLDLFTPTQKLKDAVKEIIDSGNGGAAEQFIECLNEEVTSLQNFLEKLETVEN; encoded by the coding sequence ATGAAGATCTTAGTTGTAGATGATGTTGGTTACACATGCCATTTCCATTCACGCCTTGTTGAAAAGTTTGGCTATACCGCCTGCTCGGCTACATCTGGCTACGAAGCTTTAAACTATTTAAAGACCGACAATGACATTAGCATCGTGGTCTCAGACTTGATGATGCGCGGCATGGATGGAGTGGACCTCTTTCAGGAAGCACAGAATCTGGAACGTTTTACCGACGAAGGACAACTCGATCCACCCCAGTTCATTCTGATGACCGCGTTACGTATGGAAAAAAACTCGCAGGATAAAGATGTCCAACGTCTGAAACTGGCGAAAGAGTTAGGCGTGTCGAAGATCATGTTTAAGCCACTCGATCAGGATGAACTTGAAGCCACCTTAAAAGACATGGCCATGGGAGCCCCCAGCACTGCCTCCAGTGGGAAATCTCTGGATCTGTTTACTCCAACTCAAAAGTTGAAAGACGCCGTCAAAGAAATCATTGACTCTGGAAATGGGGGCGCCGCAGAGCAGTTTATTGAATGCTTAAATGAAGAAGTGACAAGTCTGCAGAATTTTCTGGAGAAGCTGGAAACCGTTGAAAATTAA